Genomic segment of Brachyspira suanatina:
TATCCATGAAGGAAGCGGCATACAAATATATTATCAGGAGGATAAAGATTGGCATTACAGAGTTGAAGAAAGAAGATGGATTCCTATGAATGACAACAGTTCTTGGATAAAAAATACTTTAATAAATGGAAAGCAAAACAGAAGTAAATTTCATATTAGATAATACTATCTTATGCTTTGAGTATAATCATTATCATTTTTCTTTTTGATTTTATTTTTATACCATTTCTTTATTGGTTTAAATAATATATCTGTTACCCAACCATTATCAGTTGGAAATACTCTTCTTCTAGAAATAAACAATATACATTTTCCTACCCATAAAACTCTACTACTGGCATCGCATACATCATTTGAATATTTAGCATCATCTCCGTCTCCTATTCTAACAGTCCATCCTCCTATTTTCCTAGCTATTTCTGTTTTTGTTGCTATGCCTGTTGTATGAGTTCTATTTGGTACATTCCATATGCTAACAAAACCTTTTTTATTTTTCATCATATCAACCCATTTACAAATCCAAGGAACAAATTGTACAGGAAAACGCTTCATCATAAATCTAGGACAATGTCTTATAAAATTAACATAACTTTTAGAATATTTTTCCGGAAGAACATCATAAAAAGCTTCTAATACTGCATAAGTTTTACATAATGTAGTATCTGTTTTTTCATCTATTATAGGTCTTACCATTATTTCAACAAAATTATCAGATATTGCTGTATCAGCATCAAAAAATATTATAGTTCTACCCCAAGCTTCTTTCAAACCTATATTTCTCATATACTGAACATCAGATTTTCTATCATTATGAATAACTCGTACATTTTTATAAGATTTAGCTATATCCAATGTTTTATCTGTAGA
This window contains:
- a CDS encoding glycosyltransferase family 2 protein, whose protein sequence is MDYDVTLSITTYNEEKYLPILLDSIKAQKTDLKMDILIIDDSSTDKTLDIAKSYKNVRVIHNDRKSDVQYMRNIGLKEAWGRTIIFFDADTAISDNFVEIMVRPIIDEKTDTTLCKTYAVLEAFYDVLPEKYSKSYVNFIRHCPRFMMKRFPVQFVPWICKWVDMMKNKKGFVSIWNVPNRTHTTGIATKTEIARKIGGWTVRIGDGDDAKYSNDVCDASSRVLWVGKCILFISRRRVFPTDNGWVTDILFKPIKKWYKNKIKKKNDNDYTQSIR